The nucleotide window TGCGTGCCAAAGCTGGTAATCTTGCTATGCCACCGCCGCTGCGCCCAACTAATAACACCAATGTAATGGCTTGTGCTAATGCTGCCGAGTTATTATCTTTAGGATTAGCAGAGCGATTAACAAAAGCAGGAGAAATTGGTTGTAGTTTGCCACCGGCTGCTCCTGGCGCAGCACCTGTTGCACTGCCATTATTTTGCGAGCTTGATACGCAAGTATTTACTGCAGTCGTGCGTAGCTTAAGTTATCATCGAGTTCCTGCCGGTGCTGACCTGCTAAAAGAAGGAGATATGGGTGATAGCTTATTAATTTTAGCAAGCGGTATGGCGTCGGTATCAAAAAATGGTGCGGTGTTGGCAAAATTAGGGCCTGGCTCAGTTGTTGGTGAAATGGCTCTAATTACGCGAGCACCTCGTTCGGCAACTGTAACTGCTGATGAATTTTGCGAATATTTTGAGTTATCACGTCAAAACGTTCATAACATAGCCAAGCTTGAACCCAAAGTAGCTGATGAACTACAAGCTTATTGTCGTGGGCGCTTATTGCAAAATCTATTACGTAGTTCACCGCTATTTGCACGTTTTGATGAACAAACCCGTATAGATATCCTCAGTAGATTTAAAACAATCACCTTTGAGGCTGCTGAGGGGATCATAGTGCAAGGGCAACTATCACCAGGATTATATTTAATTGCTTCTGGTGAAGTGGATGTAAAAATTGCAAACTCTGATGGCGAAATGGTGCATGTGGCCACCCTTAAGCCCGGTGAAGTTTTTGGTGAAATCTCACTAATAAAAAAACAGCCTGCAACTGCCTATGTTACAGCGCGTAACACCGTGGGAGCTTTAGTGCTTACCGCTGACGAATTTGAATTTGTATTACAAGAACATCCAGGCGTTCGCGAATATCTAGTGACATTGACTGCCGATCGTTTGCAAGCTTCACGCGAAGCTCTTGATGCTAGCGGATTTATTGATGATGATGATTTGATTTTATTATAGTTAAATATCAGGCACTGACTAAGCATCAGTGCCTGACCTTAATTCTGATAGTAGTTACAGCTATGGATGCCAAGGATTAGCTAAACTCATTGCGGTATCCTCGGTTAACATATTTCCACCGCTAACAGTGCTATAAAGTCCTTGGGCTGTATTTCTATATCCCCCAGATACACTACTGTAATTACCGGTGGTTCTCGATAACCTGCCAGCGCTGATACTGCTTGAATCACCTAAAGTAATGTTGTCAAATCCACCACCAATACTGGATCTATCCCCTGTTGCTAAATTGTTAGATCCACCACTAATAGCGGCGCCATTACCGGCAGCGGCACTGTAAA belongs to Deltaproteobacteria bacterium and includes:
- a CDS encoding cyclic nucleotide-binding domain-containing protein gives rise to the protein HEGQLLAAMIVVLHGLEHARNDQGLLQVLERIHVRGMRAKAGNLAMPPPLRPTNNTNVMACANAAELLSLGLAERLTKAGEIGCSLPPAAPGAAPVALPLFCELDTQVFTAVVRSLSYHRVPAGADLLKEGDMGDSLLILASGMASVSKNGAVLAKLGPGSVVGEMALITRAPRSATVTADEFCEYFELSRQNVHNIAKLEPKVADELQAYCRGRLLQNLLRSSPLFARFDEQTRIDILSRFKTITFEAAEGIIVQGQLSPGLYLIASGEVDVKIANSDGEMVHVATLKPGEVFGEISLIKKQPATAYVTARNTVGALVLTADEFEFVLQEHPGVREYLVTLTADRLQASREALDASGFIDDDDLILL